aatatcaaaacAAACATCACTTGTGTAAGAAACAAATAGTCCTGATACTTAACTGTCAAAAGGACTATTTATACAATGCTTGTAATGTTTTACACATATATTCAAAgagaatttttattgtattagtgATAGGACGATTTTAAGAGCATGAAAATACGTCCAGGATAATTGCAATGTGTTAAGGATTTGGAATTTAAACATTTCTTATAAATACACAACAATACAAATCTATGgatttaaatgttttttaattaaaatttacaagTACTGGAGAAAATTCCTGACTTTGCCATAAACATTAGAGGAGTGctatatttataacattttcacaatactttcacaacaaatcataggtggtaagttgttataaattctaatttaaatccataattaaattacttttttgtccaccTATGAGTGTAACAACTCATAACAATATATCACTTacaatttattgtgaaaatattatgaatataataTCTTTCTAAACATTAATTATGTGCAGTACTTTATATTTGATAAAAACTACGTGCATAAATTCATGTTTGATAAAACTACGTGCATAATGATCAACTTGTCTAGTTAGAATGATCAACTTGTTTGTTTTTCtgtgttattttatttggataagaaagaaataaattaaaattgatctAGACCCTTTTTTTGGGCTCATATAGCATTagatttcattatattattgtgTTGATTAGCCTTTTCTTAGGGTGTTCTTTAAATTAAGACATTTTTTCTCCTCAGATCTCCTAACTAGTTTCTAATGGAATTTTTCGTTGTAATTATCTAGTGTGTATTAATGTGATGAGAGGCTACACACAAAGAATTCCGGATGGTCacattgttttcttctttagtGGTAATTTGCCACGAAAATTTAATGTTAAGAAAGACTACTAAAATATAATGTACTTACTATGTTCCTGCAATCTTGAAGGTATTTTCTTGAGTTTGTTCACTTGAAAAGATTCTTGCCATGCCAAAATCAGAAATTTTTGGATTCATGTCCTCATCTAACAATATGTTACTAGCTTTAAGATCACGGTGTATAATTCTAAGCCGAGAATCTTCATGAAGATAAAGAATCCCTCGTGCAATTCCTCCAATAATCTTGTAACGTCTTGACCAATCTAATGTTCTTTGTTTTTCAGGGTCTACATAACCATCATAATTCAATATTCAAGTTAGAATAAATGGATGAAATTCAActacaaattgaaatatatactttaattaaatttaataagacAGGTATAGAACGGGAATTAAATCTCTATCTCTTCCACCATCATAGGGTCTTTAAAACAACAAAGCAAAAACCCTCAATGGGTAAGCTCCTTTTACAGGGTTATAATTAAGAATCTACAAATTTGTTGTAGAGTATAAAGTAAGGATAAAAGTGGTTACACACATGTTACATACAATTTTTTGAACTGAAATCATGAGTTAAAGACACgatttcaagtttaaaaaattgtatcttTAACTCAGGATTTCAGTTGAAAATAATGTGTAACAAAAGAGTGTAACAAATACTAACTAGAAAGTGAATAAGATTTATGCTCTCAAACATGTGGAAATCTAAAAATTCTTTAGAAACAACATACCATTTAGAAAATTGTCAAGACTTTTGTTTGGCACATATTCGTAGACTAGAATTTTTTCATTTCCATCCAAGCAATATCCAAATAGCCTCACCAAATTTCTGTGTTGAAGCTTAGCTAGAATTTTAACCTCATTCGTAAATTCTTCTGCACCTTGTGTGGAGTTTTTTGAAAGCATTTTTACAGCTATTTCTTGTCCATTTGGAAGTATGCCCTGATAAGTGCTTTTAAAAGGCTGTTAGAGTAGCCTACAGAACTTACAAATAAAGGTCCCAACATGAAATGGttctgaattttgaattttgcatACAATTCATTTACCACTATTATTCCAAAATAttagaagggggggggggggggggttgtttgAATGCATTATACTAGCTTAATACCTTGTAAACCTCTCCGAATCCACCTTTACCGAGCTTGTTATCTTCTGAGAACTTGTTAGTGGCAGCTTTAAGTGTTGGCAAATCAAATAGCAAAGACTCTACAgttaaaatttcttaaattagCAGAGCTACACaatgaaatggtaaatttaGGGAATactctatatataatataagagtAACATGTACAGTCATGAGGGAATCAAATTTCCAATGAAATCGATAAAAATTGGTCATTACCATTTTCCTCCTCCATAGGGTACTTTTTTCTTGCACTCCTTCTTTGGAGACAGTAAACCATAGCCAATAGCACCATACAGACAGCAATTGGAGTAACGATAGCAATGACTGTAAGTGATGAGACTTGGCTTTTTCCTGCTTAATCAATAAAGTTTATAGgaagggaaaaaacaaaatcagTGATTGTTAATTAGCTTTAAGAGGAATTTAAAAGCTTTAGGCCCAAACAATTAGCCAGTGCGCTTCAGTTTTTACCATTGGATCTTGGGGCCGAATCTGGTGGAGCTATAGCTGGAGGAGGAGGCGGCGGCGGTGTAGTGATGTTCCGGTAAAATGGGTAAACATCGTACCTAACATTACAACTAGGAGCTAATTCTGTTGCCCCTTTCCTTCCACTACAATGATCCGGCAAATTTGCAACCCGTCCCCGAAGACACGTATTACAACTGGAGCTTGAGATGTCCGGCGTGCACTGTACAAGGCAGTAGAGAGTTATGGACGAAGAAAGGTTGTTTTCTTTGGTGGCAAACTTGGTAGCACCAGGCTGATCAGCAGCTGTGGCCCGAGTGACCGAGTCATTCATCATGGATCCCAGTAGCTGAGCGAATCCGTCTAGCACAGTAATGTTCTGGTCGTTGCAAGCGTAATATGCCCCCCAGTCATTCATGATGGAGAAGAATGATTCATTTGAGTAGCGTAACATGCACTCGTCGTACCAGATAATGGCCTTAATTCCTGTGGGGCAGTATTGCTGCACTACCACTTTTGCTGCCGTTGCCACGCAGTCTTTGCAGACATCGGCGGTGACATCGCCACGGCAGAGAAAGAGGCCGCAAATCTGGTTGGGTGAGTTTTGTCCGACGGTGGTGTTATAGAAACCACCTTCGCGTGAGGCATTGGAGGAAAGGGAAGAGAGGAGGTGGTTGAGATTGGACTGATAGGTGCTATTGGGGGTGAAATTATATCCATTTCGACAGTAATAGAAGCGGAAATTTGGGGCGGCTTCACTAATTATGAACAGGATACTAATCGAGAAATGGACCACAAAGGTAACCTTGGGAGGGAAACTCATTTTGATATCATCTATTCCGTCTTGTTCTCATTTTGGTATGGTGGGGGGAAAAGTTTTACAACATAAATCGTTTTGTAGTGTTGTTCTTTTCGTTTTAAAGAAATACTAATCAAtcttaagattttaaaaaaaaaattaaaaaaaaagaaagaaaaggtcaCGTAGACTTGACTGGTAAAATTTTGAACATTGACAAGGTAGATGTTAGCTGTAATATTCCTTTCAGAAGGCACTACTCTACTCTTCCGAGTTTTTGttatagaagaagaaaggaaactgCTGAAGTAATACCCCTTTCAGAGCTGCGGAAAATATGGCATAGAATAATTGCTGACGGGGAAAGAACGGTAAGCTAGAATaattgttttataaatttttgggaaaattacCCTTTGCTCAACTGTGATTTGTTTAAAAAACACtatgtggtttaaaaattgacactttaCTCGCTTGAAGTtagctttgtttgtttttcgtTACCCACTTCTAttaaaaataggggtaaatttatatttttattacctttttatgtctctcttctttcaaaacataaaaaatttaaaaaaaaatttaaaaatcaaaagctaagttttgtaaaaattaaaatctaactTTTACATCTTTTTCAAATCAACTTTTAAATCTTCTATTTTAAAACCTTCCCCTATTTCTATAGAACACACATCAACAAAGCCGTCAACAACTTTGTCTTAATCCTAGAATGAGTAAAGATCAGGTGAACTAAACATAGAGGCAACATTAACCATGAGTCTAGAAAGACATAACAatgaaaaaagatgaaaaaagaattgaTGGATATTGGAAAGGAGTTGTTTACTGTTGAAGCAAAATTAATCCTTGTTTGGGtaataagaaaaaggaaaactttACTACACTGAGATCAATTTAATTGTGTGGCTTTTTGGTTCAGGTTGAGTTTCTCAATATTCTAGGAAGGAGAAATTTGTTTCATGTTCCTCAATTTCCTCGACAACCAAAGGGATGGTAATAAATGCCATGAGGAAATATGATTCTGTTATGGATATGCATACCGGTGAACTCGCTTAAATTACATTacatttttcagattttttacatatttaataGTTTTGAGGTTTGATCactaaaacttttttgtttttcggGTGCTATTTTAATCTGTTGCAGTTCATAATATTGAGTATGCTTTTGGGGCACATGAGCATCAGGGATTTTTGAAGTAGAACTAAAGCATTGTCTTGGTTTCACGTTTAGAAAATCAATATAAGGTCTAAAAGTTGATGCATGAAAAAAGAtgtaaaagttaggttttaatttttacaaaatctagctttttgatctttgttttccttgattttttagttttttatgtttaaagatgagagagacataaaaaggtaataaaaatacaaatttaccctTGTTTTTAACAGAAGTGGGAAACGGAAGATAAACAGAGCTAACCTCAAGTGAGTAAAGTACCAATTTTCAATCCACAGGTAAACAAAGTATTTTTTGGGCAAACCACAGATAGATAAAGTGTAGTCtccctaaattttttattttattttttagttaggGCCTGTGGTGAGCATCAAGTTTTTTCctagaaatgtttttttattgtttactaGTTTTTGACCCGtataatgcatgaaaaaaatttacaaaaaatatttatataagaaCTTCCAAACAATTCAACAGAGTCAAACCTTCCAgatgaaggagaaagagaggaattATTACAATGCACTTGGAATTAGTTTGATTTATACATTTCTGAATCAAACATcccaaatagagagagagagagagagagagagagagagagagagagagagagagattattacAATGTAAGTGTTTGCAAATTTTGCTAAAGCATCCGCTACAACATCCTTATTGACCCAATTTTAAAGGACCAAAACTTCTATGGATAACTCTTGTATTATTACATGGCGCTGAGATGGACCATAGCATTTTATCTAAAGCTCCATTGAGTGCCTGAAAGCATGATTTGGCATTTTCTTACAATTGATTGTGTCTGTTGCACTAATTGTTGTGACTAAGAAACATAGAGTAGTAAATAGTTGAACTCCTAACTGTTTGCAATATacacaacaaaaccaaataaaaaagaagaaaggactattaaaaagtaaatataatttgTTAGTATCCTCTCCAGATGAGGATACTAACAAATAAGTATATAAATCGAGTtgcataaataattaattaattatataactatTTGTCTTTTTCACCTTAAAATAAGTATATAAATggagttgaataaaaaaatgataaaatttaactacaaaattagttgtagtataaggttacaaccttacttaatatcattaacattattacatatttcaaaaatctaatcgttggattatatgttctttacttttttaatacatatgtcaaattcagtgtcaattggatattatttactatattctataaaattatattttacgcataattttaaactacaaaaacttgcaatttaaacaatttatagatgacataactattgatttttaattttctagaaattttacaagtataaaaaatataagaaaatataattcaatagtacatttgttaaaaatttatctttgctaaaaaaaatattgaataatgtTGTAGTATAAAGTTACAACTAGGGTATGTTTAGATACcgtttattttactgaaaattaaaaactaaaaatattggactaaaaataatttttaaatatatgaatagtacTATAAaacctatttttattttatttaagtttctTTTCCCCACAATAAGATCATCCACTACTTTCATTCTCAtctacttcttcctcttcttctgtcAAATGTTGTAATAGTTGAAAAATGGGAAATTGTTGGGTTTGGTGGAGTTTGGACCTGTAAAGTTGAAAAGTAGAGAGACGCATCAGATCatgaaattaagattttattattttggcctctctatttttttttcttctgtgttttctgtgtctttgttttacaattGTATGGTACTTGTATCCAGTGAAAAAATATGGTTTTTTAAAGTGAAGTAAACTTCTGTTAGAATTAGACAATTTTGAggttaataaatataaatagtgTGGTGTACCATCATCACTACCGGCAGTAATtgttccatttttcttcaacAATGATTCAAGAGTACCCCTTGAAAAACAACATAATCAGTaaccaaattttaaaagaaatagtAGGAAAACAAAGGCATATATAAGGACGAAAATAGCAGACCACGAAAATGCACCTCCAGTTTACTTAGTGGTAATGACTCGGAAGTGCCGATGATTTTCATGAACATGTTGATCGCCTGCTGTATTGGCATTGAGATTGTcagtaatttttttcaaagacaGGTGTGTGGTTGAAAAAGAGAAACTGCTTGCAaattgcagttttttttttttgcaatccGGTTATATTTATATGTACCGAGGGAAAACAACTGTATCTTGATACAGTGTAACAACTTATTTCTTTTG
The sequence above is drawn from the Castanea sativa cultivar Marrone di Chiusa Pesio chromosome 5, ASM4071231v1 genome and encodes:
- the LOC142636749 gene encoding cysteine-rich receptor-like protein kinase 34, which produces MVLLAMVYCLQRRSARKKYPMEEENESLLFDLPTLKAATNKFSEDNKLGKGGFGEVYKGILPNGQEIAVKMLSKNSTQGAEEFTNEVKILAKLQHRNLVRLFGYCLDGNEKILVYEYVPNKNPEKQRTLDWSRRYKIIGGIARGILYLHEDSRLRIIHRDLKASNILLDEDMNPKISDFGMARIFSSEQTQENTFKIAGTYGYMPPEYAMQGHFSLKSDVYSFGILLLEILSGKKNSSFCTSDPSENLLSHAWKHWKGGTSLELLDPTIRDSYSRIEVNKCIHIALLCVQENPAQRPTMDSIILMLNSNSVTLSSPQRPAFFLRSGTEQNVLELELDQSKGKSILLSVNEASITEVYPR
- the LOC142635834 gene encoding cysteine-rich receptor-like protein kinase 25: MSFPPKVTFVVHFSISILFIISEAAPNFRFYYCRNGYNFTPNSTYQSNLNHLLSSLSSNASREGGFYNTTVGQNSPNQICGLFLCRGDVTADVCKDCVATAAKVVVQQYCPTGIKAIIWYDECMLRYSNESFFSIMNDWGAYYACNDQNITVLDGFAQLLGSMMNDSVTRATAADQPGATKFATKENNLSSSITLYCLVQCTPDISSSSCNTCLRGRVANLPDHCSGRKGATELAPSCNVRYDVYPFYRNITTPPPPPPPAIAPPDSAPRSNGKN